Below is a window of Littorina saxatilis isolate snail1 linkage group LG2, US_GU_Lsax_2.0, whole genome shotgun sequence DNA.
TCCCAAGTCTTGCTGATCCTGGTCAAATATCAAAGCCACTGTGGGTTCGATAAATAGGAAGTTATCATTTTCTTGAACGTTTATGGAGCTAGAACAGCAGTTAATTTCTTACGATTTATACTATGTGTGACGAAGGTGGGTCATACGAGCATTGATTTTACTCTCATGTTTGACAATCACTGCCCTCAGCATGTGCATTCTAAGATAGGAAGGAAGAAATCGATGTgcttgcgtgcgcgtgtgtgagtgtgtgtgtgtgtgtgtgtgtgtgtgtgtgtgtgtgtgtgtgtgtgtgtgtgtgtgtgtacgtgcgtgcgtctgtgcgcgcgcgtgtgaatgtgtgcacGGATACGTACATGTGtttgcgggtgtgtgtgtgtgtgtgtgtgtgtgtgtgcacaagaCTGCGTCCTTTGTATATTGTCATTACACTTGCCTTACGGGCTTTTTAAAGCAGATGCCATTGAAACCACCAACGCACCAAATGTCTGCAGGAGGCACTTCGAGCACAAGATCCACGGTGAGTTGGACAAGTCCCTGAGCGTCACCAGCGACATGTCAGAGCCCTACACGGCCAATCCCATGATTCAGGAGATTATAAAAAAACAATCAGTCGCCATTGGAGCACTCTCCTCCACTGCCACCGCCAACAACCCCAACGGCACAACAGGCCCCGAAGACGCCATCAACAGCTCTGACTTTGGCGAGCATCGTCTCCAGCCGAATTTTCTTTCGGTGACCCCGTCCCAGAACTTGTCGCAGTACTCCAGAACCCTGCCCAATGACTCGACTCTCGGAGACAGCCTTTACTCCACGATGTCTTACAAGGCCCAGTCCGGGGACCAGTTCAAAATGCCAGGCCCTGACGAGCCTGCTACGCAGGTTTGATCCACCGAgatgtatatatgtatacattGATGTATACCGTGGAAGTCTTAAATGAAGTTAatataaatcacacacacatacgcacacaagcacgcacgtacgcacacacacacacacacacacacacacacacacacacacacacacacacacacacacacacacacacactcacgcacagacAGCCCCCAACAAATAATGACCCTCGGCCTCCATGAGAGGTACGTTTTGCTGACCAACATGCTACGCAGGTGTAATGAGCGGAGTTGTATAAAAGTAGATCTATGTAGTGGAAACCttcttttaacacacacacacacacatatacacacacgcatacacacgtaaCATTTTTTATACGATttcagactttctttcttttaacaTTTACCATAATCTTCTGAGCCCTGGGTTGAACCCCTCTGACCAGCTTGCTACGCAGCTGTGATCCATGAGTTGTATTTGGACACATCCATAAAATGGAACCCCTACTGAaagcccccctcccctcaacTTTTAAGACAGGACGTGCGCTATTTTTAGAGTCttcctattttattttattttattttaagacatttttcttcagtttttgtgGTGTGATACACTGAGTTGTACACTGAAGTTTATGACGAAGAAGACCTCTTTGTTGACCCCACTCCCAGCTCTACGCGTCTCATCTAACCTCTCCCGATTTAAGCCttaatgaataaaaaaaataaaataaataaataaaaaacaagaaaggtaggttgttggaacgtttgttattgacaaaacaatacattcacagatagttcgacccaacggtctctTAAGttaacatacaaacaaatattcacacacaacttatcttgatagaaccAGTTGTCGCCCACTCGTCAGGAAACCGAGCGAATGAATGTTTGTGGATAAGCCTTACTGTGTTTGAACATTACTGTTCTCCTTTcaagatgttttttttttctcagaatgtcTGATGTGAGACTCCACTTGTGATGGCCCCTGTTGCCGAGTGTAACGGTAGGATGC
It encodes the following:
- the LOC138956881 gene encoding uncharacterized protein, translating into MTTTLTSTSNTIAKTTTVHPTTTHKRFFNRLSVQDANIVTGVIGGFILIVAVTVAFFARRKFKSEKRHFEHKIHGELDKSLSVTSDMSEPYTANPMIQEIIKKQSVAIGALSSTATANNPNGTTGPEDAINSSDFGEHRLQPNFLSVTPSQNLSQYSRTLPNDSTLGDSLYSTMSYKAQSGDQFKMPGPDEPATQV